The following proteins come from a genomic window of Candidatus Thermoplasmatota archaeon:
- a CDS encoding DUF1405 domain-containing protein produces MDLFERLHAFKADARWRAAILLVNLGGIAYGFYYYLDQFAVTPIHLWIFVPDSPLAVLWAQAALVAYHFGKRWAWLDALAFVANVQVGLWTAYVLVQYDAWFETWTFNLNFWLLWLHLGMVALAGVFVHDLRRDARFARGVALVAAWVLANDVVDYTGVLHTYRSGCHLRPFTVPCTANEPILAGVTFGLTLGAVALLAILVRAGPPPRAGAGRERPPLASHERQ; encoded by the coding sequence GTGGACCTCTTCGAGCGCCTCCACGCCTTCAAGGCCGACGCCCGCTGGCGCGCCGCCATCCTGCTCGTGAACCTCGGCGGGATCGCCTACGGCTTCTACTATTACCTCGACCAGTTCGCGGTCACCCCGATCCACCTCTGGATCTTCGTCCCCGACAGCCCGCTCGCCGTCCTCTGGGCCCAGGCCGCGCTCGTCGCGTACCACTTCGGGAAGCGCTGGGCGTGGCTCGACGCCCTCGCCTTCGTCGCGAACGTGCAGGTCGGGTTGTGGACCGCCTACGTCCTCGTCCAGTACGACGCCTGGTTCGAGACCTGGACCTTCAACCTCAACTTCTGGCTTCTCTGGCTCCACCTCGGCATGGTCGCCCTTGCCGGCGTCTTCGTGCACGACCTCCGGCGCGACGCCCGCTTCGCGCGCGGGGTCGCCCTCGTCGCGGCGTGGGTTCTCGCGAACGACGTCGTCGACTACACGGGCGTGCTCCACACGTACCGCTCCGGGTGCCACCTCCGCCCCTTCACGGTGCCCTGCACCGCGAACGAGCCGATCCTCGCGGGCGTCACCTTCGGCCTCACGCTCGGGGCCGTCGCGCTGCTTGCGATCCTCGTGCGGGCCGGTCCGCCGCCCCGCGCGGGGGCCGGGCGGGAGCGTCCGCCGCTCGCCTCACACGAGCGCCAATAG